A single genomic interval of Chryseobacterium paludis harbors:
- a CDS encoding T9SS type A sorting domain-containing protein — protein MKIKILSLFSLLIGFFGFSQTEVYFKYDEAGSQRYRGPDINEKKTTDELKKVAKTEQKEVKPLVENKQQPAIDEKAFWKQIRLYPVPVNDVLTIDWTEEVDGLIESVSLYQHSTVHWKFQQQNMPSLNKQLKINMSSFEWGVYVLHFTLKDGRVFSKNITKR, from the coding sequence ATGAAAATAAAAATACTTTCATTATTCTCCTTACTAATAGGGTTCTTTGGTTTTTCTCAAACTGAAGTTTATTTCAAATATGATGAGGCAGGAAGCCAGAGATACAGAGGTCCAGATATTAATGAAAAAAAGACTACTGATGAATTAAAAAAAGTAGCTAAAACTGAACAAAAAGAAGTAAAACCTTTGGTTGAAAACAAACAACAGCCAGCTATCGATGAAAAAGCATTCTGGAAGCAGATACGTTTATACCCTGTTCCGGTGAATGATGTATTAACTATCGATTGGACTGAAGAGGTTGACGGATTAATTGAGTCTGTCTCTTTATACCAGCACAGCACGGTGCATTGGAAATTCCAACAGCAGAATATGCCGAGTTTAAATAAGCAGCTAAAAATCAACATGTCTTCCTTTGAATGGGGAGTGTATGTATTGCATTTTACCTTAAAAGATGGCAGAGTATTTAGCAAAAACATCACTAAAAGATAA
- a CDS encoding T9SS type A sorting domain-containing protein has translation MVKDDGITFGAQVKNVKVYNMFGQVVKTASVRENETLNIAELQKGNYIVTGIINNELVSQKILID, from the coding sequence TTGGTTAAAGATGATGGAATTACTTTCGGAGCTCAGGTTAAAAATGTAAAAGTATATAACATGTTCGGACAGGTTGTAAAAACTGCTTCTGTAAGAGAAAATGAAACTTTAAATATTGCTGAATTACAGAAAGGAAATTATATCGTTACAGGTATAATTAACAATGAACTGGTTTCTCAGAAAATTTTAATAGATTAA
- a CDS encoding aminopeptidase, with product MRKIIICLILFLGIVQASAQKKDSIYIEAKLSLDNKTLEIKQELVYYNNSEKDLKSIKLLNWVSAYQKRGTSLVYRKLEDRNNDLHFAKPEQVGKLLEINIKDSDDQTVSISKSTSEENLFVSLNEPLLSGKSIRLQLQYTMQLPDKTFTGYGTSDKDIALKYFFIVPDHFDPDNISERNYHDIEESISFNTHWIVKFDLPTNSFIESNLPEIQHNYFKGYLDSDPEFVISQNKYPSIKINTGDIDTEVQFGYALKPQEKENLEFYLPLHLKFIKEKIGYIPGRLFISEKFRRDEDFFGNNDISFWKFKFQLFSDAEKVDLDYLGIIAKKILDESIITDKQDNHWFKNGLKSYIEIQYLKKFYGETKLLGKLPEATIFGMKPLKLFHASSVKLIDRYGLTYQYIMSQNLDQKIGEKFAVLSNFNVMAISSFETGTLFNYSADKMGYENFNSLLKNYIAKNTDKQIDPKDFLKELSEKDSRTSYLTDFLKQKNRVNFKLQKFKKQDDSLHIKINKNTLSPIPVKLETRTTEDEKKEYWVETDGDEMTKTVSIPALDIYKITLNNDYIFPESKYRDNFLYSKGLFSNAKKIKLKLIKDIPNPEFNEIYISPRIRFNNTYDKFLLGFNIKNQSFFDQKFLYSFTPTYSTGTGKLTGSGAVSYSFLPAESIIRSLTFGVSASYFHYDYDLAYRKGSIFSNINFRKNPRSTVSRGVSASYNYFERDLSPLRIANRDYDKYNLWSVGYGYTDSQMIHEKSFSISTQGMEDFNKITAEGFYRWEFAPRQKLSIRVFAGYFARNETRNNTFNYGISRVSNYSFSYNLLGESANSGLLSQQFILADGGFKSFIPGTVNQWITSVNVDTSVWKIFHIYADGGLYKNKNNPTQFIWDSGIKIKIVPDFLEVYFPIQSSLGFEPAFKDYGRRIRYTLILNLGSIINAARRGWY from the coding sequence TTGAGAAAGATTATTATTTGTCTTATTTTATTTTTAGGAATTGTACAGGCTTCTGCACAAAAAAAAGACAGCATATACATTGAAGCTAAATTATCTTTGGATAATAAAACACTGGAAATAAAGCAGGAACTGGTTTATTATAACAATTCTGAAAAAGATTTAAAAAGCATAAAGCTATTAAATTGGGTATCTGCTTACCAGAAAAGAGGAACCTCATTAGTTTACAGAAAACTGGAAGACCGAAATAATGATCTGCATTTCGCAAAACCTGAACAGGTAGGTAAGCTATTAGAGATAAATATCAAAGATTCTGACGACCAAACTGTTTCAATCAGCAAGAGTACATCCGAAGAAAATCTTTTTGTCTCTCTGAATGAGCCATTACTATCTGGTAAAAGCATCAGGTTACAGTTGCAATATACCATGCAGCTTCCTGATAAAACATTCACAGGATATGGTACATCTGACAAAGATATAGCCTTAAAATATTTCTTTATTGTTCCGGATCATTTTGATCCGGACAATATTTCTGAAAGAAATTACCATGATATTGAAGAGTCTATCAGTTTTAACACCCATTGGATAGTTAAATTTGACCTCCCTACCAATTCTTTTATTGAGAGTAATTTACCGGAAATTCAGCACAATTACTTTAAAGGGTATTTAGACTCAGATCCAGAGTTTGTGATCTCTCAAAATAAGTATCCTTCCATAAAAATAAATACCGGAGATATTGATACGGAAGTACAATTTGGGTATGCCCTGAAGCCCCAGGAAAAGGAAAATTTAGAATTTTATCTTCCATTGCATTTAAAATTTATCAAGGAAAAAATCGGTTATATACCTGGCAGATTATTTATTTCTGAGAAATTCAGAAGAGATGAAGATTTTTTTGGAAATAATGATATCAGCTTTTGGAAATTCAAGTTTCAATTGTTTAGTGATGCAGAAAAGGTAGATCTTGATTATTTGGGAATTATTGCCAAAAAAATTCTTGATGAAAGTATTATTACAGATAAACAGGATAACCACTGGTTTAAAAATGGATTGAAATCATATATAGAAATTCAATACCTTAAAAAATTCTATGGTGAAACAAAGCTTTTAGGCAAACTACCAGAAGCTACCATTTTTGGAATGAAGCCTTTGAAATTATTCCATGCTTCCAGTGTAAAGCTGATCGATCGTTATGGCCTCACCTATCAGTATATCATGTCTCAGAATCTCGATCAAAAAATCGGAGAGAAATTCGCCGTCTTAAGTAACTTCAATGTGATGGCTATAAGTAGTTTTGAAACTGGAACTTTATTCAACTATTCTGCAGATAAAATGGGATACGAGAATTTCAACAGTTTACTAAAAAATTATATCGCTAAAAACACTGACAAGCAAATCGATCCCAAAGATTTCTTAAAAGAGCTTTCAGAAAAAGATAGTAGAACGAGCTATCTAACTGATTTTTTAAAACAAAAAAACAGGGTCAACTTTAAATTACAGAAATTCAAAAAACAGGACGACTCTTTGCATATTAAGATCAATAAAAACACCTTATCTCCTATTCCTGTTAAACTAGAAACCAGAACCACAGAGGACGAAAAGAAAGAATACTGGGTAGAAACAGATGGGGATGAAATGACAAAAACAGTTTCAATTCCGGCATTGGATATTTACAAGATCACACTGAATAATGATTATATTTTCCCAGAATCAAAATACCGGGATAATTTTCTTTACTCCAAAGGTTTATTTTCAAATGCAAAAAAAATTAAACTAAAACTTATAAAAGATATCCCGAATCCTGAGTTTAATGAAATTTATATCAGCCCCAGAATCCGTTTCAATAATACCTATGATAAATTCCTTTTAGGATTTAATATAAAAAATCAATCTTTTTTCGATCAAAAATTCCTCTATTCCTTTACTCCTACATACAGTACAGGTACAGGAAAACTAACAGGTTCAGGAGCAGTATCTTATTCTTTCCTTCCTGCAGAAAGTATTATTCGAAGCCTAACTTTTGGTGTTTCAGCATCTTATTTTCACTACGACTACGATCTTGCCTACAGAAAGGGTTCTATTTTTTCGAATATTAATTTTAGGAAAAACCCCAGAAGTACGGTAAGCAGAGGAGTAAGTGCATCTTACAACTATTTTGAAAGAGATCTAAGTCCTTTAAGGATCGCCAATAGAGATTATGATAAATATAACTTGTGGAGTGTAGGATATGGATACACAGATAGTCAAATGATCCATGAAAAGAGTTTCAGCATTAGTACTCAGGGAATGGAAGATTTTAATAAAATAACGGCAGAAGGATTTTATAGATGGGAATTTGCTCCAAGGCAAAAGCTAAGTATCAGAGTATTTGCAGGATATTTTGCAAGGAACGAAACACGAAATAATACATTTAATTATGGAATTTCCAGGGTCTCAAATTATTCTTTTTCCTATAATCTCTTAGGGGAAAGTGCAAATAGCGGGCTTTTATCTCAACAGTTTATTTTAGCTGATGGTGGTTTTAAATCTTTTATCCCGGGAACTGTCAACCAATGGATCACTTCTGTTAATGTAGATACCAGTGTTTGGAAAATATTCCATATTTATGCAGATGGTGGGCTTTATAAAAATAAAAACAATCCTACACAGTTTATCTGGGACAGCGGCATCAAGATAAAGATCGTTCCTGATTTTCTTGAAGTCTACTTCCCTATCCAATCCTCTTTAGGTTTTGAACCGGCATTTAAAGATTATGGAAGACGAATCAGATATACTTTAATTCTTAATCTGGGTTCTATTATTAATGCTGCAAGAAGAGGTTGGTATTAA
- the pyrF gene encoding orotidine-5'-phosphate decarboxylase — protein sequence MESKKEFFLECYKLGIIKFGRFTLKSGIESPFYVDLRPLASDPKILKNLANYLLEMLPLDNFDLICGVPYAALPMATAMSLESYIPLIIKRKEAKDYGTKKMIEGIYQKGQNCLLVEDVITSGKSLLETIAEVEQEDLKVSDIVVVLDREQGGKQLLESKGFRVHTLFNISEVCTILQENGELSDEEVKRIQDFLLGNHIQFEEKVRSTYEQKLQSSQHSVSKKLLELAITKQSNLIASADVTTTRELLELAEKVGPHVIALKTHIDIISDFEYEKTITPLKELAAKHQFLLMEDRKFADIGNTQELQFTSGVFKITDWADFVTSQVIGGFESLDCFKNVGVVAIIGMSSKGTLTTNSYREEALKVSLSHPNVIGGVSQNQIPEELLLFTPGVNLADSGDGKGQQYNTPEHVFKNLHTDFIIVGRGIYKSENPESAAVTYKNEGWNAYVNSLKKA from the coding sequence ATGGAAAGTAAAAAAGAATTCTTTTTGGAGTGCTACAAGCTAGGAATCATTAAATTTGGGAGATTCACTTTAAAAAGCGGTATTGAAAGTCCGTTTTATGTAGATCTAAGACCTTTAGCTTCAGATCCTAAAATTTTAAAAAATCTAGCTAATTATTTATTGGAAATGCTTCCTTTGGATAATTTTGATTTAATATGTGGAGTTCCTTATGCTGCTCTTCCGATGGCTACAGCAATGTCATTGGAAAGTTATATTCCTCTTATTATTAAAAGAAAAGAAGCGAAAGATTATGGCACCAAGAAAATGATTGAAGGGATTTACCAGAAAGGCCAGAACTGCCTTTTGGTAGAAGATGTAATTACTTCCGGAAAATCTTTGTTAGAAACCATCGCTGAAGTTGAGCAAGAAGATCTTAAAGTATCTGATATCGTAGTTGTTCTTGACAGAGAGCAAGGTGGAAAACAGCTTTTAGAAAGTAAAGGTTTCAGAGTTCACACTCTTTTTAACATTTCAGAAGTCTGTACTATTCTTCAGGAAAACGGAGAACTTTCCGATGAAGAGGTAAAAAGAATTCAGGATTTTCTTTTAGGCAATCACATTCAGTTCGAAGAAAAAGTAAGAAGCACTTATGAGCAAAAATTACAATCATCTCAACATTCTGTTTCTAAAAAATTATTAGAATTAGCTATTACAAAACAATCCAACCTTATCGCTTCTGCAGACGTAACGACAACAAGGGAATTGTTAGAGCTTGCTGAAAAAGTAGGTCCACACGTTATTGCATTAAAAACACATATCGATATCATTTCTGATTTTGAGTATGAAAAAACAATTACTCCATTAAAAGAATTAGCTGCAAAACATCAGTTTTTATTAATGGAAGACAGAAAATTCGCAGACATCGGAAACACTCAAGAATTACAATTTACAAGTGGTGTTTTCAAAATCACCGATTGGGCAGATTTTGTAACATCGCAGGTAATCGGAGGTTTTGAATCCTTAGACTGTTTCAAAAATGTAGGCGTTGTTGCTATTATAGGAATGTCTTCTAAAGGAACATTAACGACAAACAGCTACCGTGAAGAAGCTCTTAAAGTATCTTTGTCTCATCCTAATGTTATCGGAGGGGTTTCTCAGAACCAGATCCCTGAAGAACTACTGTTATTTACTCCAGGGGTAAATTTAGCAGATTCTGGGGATGGAAAAGGACAGCAATATAATACACCGGAACACGTCTTCAAAAATCTTCACACCGATTTTATTATTGTAGGAAGAGGGATCTACAAATCTGAAAATCCTGAATCAGCCGCTGTAACTTATAAAAATGAAGGTTGGAATGCCTATGTAAATTCCTTAAAAAAAGCTTAA
- a CDS encoding YkvA family protein produces the protein MKYSKLNLAKEAINHKGFVKKIPDIFRMVKYWKRGIYPMRSIDIILPMLGILYIISPIDLIPEVAVPVLGVLDDLAVLYLVIPKLIKEVDKFLLWEAEQKLNAGSTKVINAQIVE, from the coding sequence ATGAAATATTCTAAATTAAATCTGGCTAAAGAGGCCATCAACCATAAAGGTTTTGTAAAAAAAATACCCGACATTTTCAGAATGGTCAAATATTGGAAAAGAGGAATCTATCCGATGAGGTCCATTGATATCATTCTACCTATGTTAGGAATTTTATATATTATTTCTCCGATTGATTTAATTCCAGAAGTAGCTGTTCCTGTTCTTGGGGTGTTGGATGATCTGGCGGTTTTATACCTGGTTATTCCTAAACTGATTAAAGAAGTAGATAAATTTTTGCTTTGGGAAGCTGAACAGAAATTAAATGCAGGAAGTACAAAAGTAATCAACGCTCAAATCGTAGAATAA
- a CDS encoding TlpA family protein disulfide reductase, protein MKKNIIYLVLIVIIGIIAFIPGVRNFLKDQFFPIAAIENAVTINKDDYDIDLQGINVPSTNLKNFKDKPVFLNFWGTWCPPCRKEWPTIQKLYDTRKGNVDFVLIAMKDEESAVRKFLKENNYTVPVYIAQSPISEKLLPKAFPTTFLLDKTGRILIKEDAYRDWNTESVHQFIDNIIK, encoded by the coding sequence ATGAAAAAAAATATAATCTACCTTGTACTTATTGTTATTATTGGAATTATTGCTTTTATTCCGGGGGTAAGAAATTTTCTGAAAGATCAGTTTTTTCCTATTGCTGCCATTGAAAATGCAGTTACCATAAATAAAGATGATTACGATATTGACCTTCAGGGAATCAATGTTCCCAGTACAAATCTTAAGAACTTTAAAGATAAACCTGTTTTTTTAAATTTTTGGGGAACCTGGTGTCCTCCCTGCAGGAAAGAATGGCCAACGATTCAAAAATTGTATGATACAAGAAAAGGGAATGTAGATTTTGTATTGATCGCGATGAAAGATGAAGAATCAGCGGTAAGAAAATTTCTTAAAGAAAATAATTATACTGTTCCCGTATACATTGCTCAGAGCCCAATTTCAGAAAAGTTATTACCAAAAGCCTTCCCTACTACATTCTTATTAGATAAAACCGGGAGAATTCTTATAAAAGAAGATGCTTACAGAGATTGGAATACGGAATCAGTCCATCAGTTTATCGATAATATCATTAAATAA
- a CDS encoding thioredoxin family protein: MKDYWDKGINFEEYVHIGRQRLESPDNQNDIDYKQYYELGLQRMDRTLKKYIPDEEQLNILQSKNFDGKILIISEVWCGDASATVPAFVKFFEGHNEVRIFLRDSDKTLINQFLTNGTESIPKVIILNNDFTVKNSWGPRPKYGKELLLKYKADPEGYPKDQFYNDLQIYYAKNRGKDAVQEILELL; the protein is encoded by the coding sequence ATGAAAGATTATTGGGATAAAGGGATCAATTTTGAGGAATATGTACATATTGGAAGACAAAGACTTGAGAGCCCTGACAATCAGAACGACATAGATTATAAGCAATATTATGAACTGGGTCTTCAGAGAATGGATAGAACCTTAAAAAAGTATATTCCAGACGAGGAACAGCTCAATATATTACAATCTAAAAACTTTGATGGCAAAATTTTAATTATTTCTGAAGTATGGTGTGGAGATGCCAGTGCAACCGTTCCTGCTTTTGTGAAATTTTTTGAAGGTCATAACGAAGTTAGAATCTTCCTAAGAGACAGTGATAAAACTTTAATCAACCAGTTTCTTACCAATGGAACAGAATCAATTCCAAAAGTTATTATTTTAAATAATGATTTTACGGTAAAAAACTCTTGGGGCCCACGTCCAAAATATGGCAAAGAATTATTGTTAAAATATAAAGCTGATCCTGAAGGCTATCCCAAAGATCAGTTCTATAATGATCTGCAGATTTATTATGCTAAAAACAGAGGTAAAGATGCAGTTCAGGAAATTTTAGAATTATTATGA
- the aroC gene encoding chorismate synthase produces MFNTLGNLLSLTTFGESHGVAYGGIINNFPAGLTVDFDKIQYELDRRKPGQSAIVTQRKESDTVKFLSGIFEGKTTGTPIGFTIENENQKSKDYDHIANAYRPSHADFTYDQKFGIRDYRGGGKSSARETINWVVAGALAKQMLSDIEINAYVSSVGDIFCEKPYQDLDFSKTESNDVRCPDAETAEKMISRIKEIKKEGNTIGGTITCVIKNVPVGIGEPIFSKLQAELAKAMLNINACKGFEYGSGFCGAKMTGKEHNDAFNQDFTTKSNLSGGIQGGISNGMDIYFRVAFKPVATILRPQDSVDRDGNAVIVEGKGRHDPCVVPRAVPVVESLAAFVLADLFLINKTRNLNNF; encoded by the coding sequence ATGTTCAATACTTTAGGTAATCTTCTCAGTCTTACAACATTTGGAGAAAGTCACGGTGTGGCTTATGGTGGAATAATTAATAACTTTCCGGCAGGATTAACAGTTGATTTTGATAAAATTCAATATGAACTGGATCGCCGTAAACCTGGGCAGTCAGCAATTGTTACTCAGCGAAAAGAAAGTGACACCGTAAAATTTCTTTCCGGAATATTTGAAGGAAAAACCACAGGTACTCCTATTGGTTTTACCATCGAAAATGAAAATCAAAAATCAAAAGATTATGATCATATTGCCAATGCATATCGTCCAAGTCATGCAGACTTTACGTATGATCAAAAATTTGGAATAAGGGATTATCGTGGTGGTGGAAAATCTTCGGCAAGAGAGACTATCAATTGGGTGGTAGCTGGGGCACTTGCAAAACAAATGTTATCTGATATAGAAATTAACGCATATGTGTCTTCTGTTGGCGATATTTTCTGTGAAAAACCTTACCAGGATTTAGATTTCTCAAAAACAGAAAGCAATGATGTACGTTGTCCGGATGCAGAGACTGCTGAAAAGATGATCTCCAGAATTAAAGAGATAAAAAAAGAAGGAAATACTATTGGAGGCACCATTACCTGCGTCATTAAAAATGTTCCTGTAGGAATTGGTGAGCCTATTTTCTCAAAACTTCAAGCTGAACTGGCTAAAGCTATGCTTAATATTAATGCCTGTAAGGGTTTTGAATATGGAAGCGGATTCTGCGGTGCTAAAATGACTGGTAAAGAACATAATGATGCTTTCAACCAGGACTTCACTACAAAATCTAATCTTTCAGGTGGGATCCAGGGTGGGATTTCAAATGGAATGGATATTTATTTTCGTGTGGCCTTCAAACCTGTAGCCACTATTTTAAGACCTCAGGACAGTGTCGACAGAGATGGAAACGCTGTGATTGTTGAAGGAAAAGGAAGACACGATCCATGTGTAGTTCCAAGAGCTGTCCCTGTTGTAGAAAGTTTGGCTGCATTTGTATTGGCTGATCTGTTTTTAATTAACAAGACAAGAAATTTAAATAATTTTTAA
- a CDS encoding LIC_10190 family membrane protein, with protein MILTLFSSIIIISTLLGLGRIVELISGTLFQGISGKIISGIFAISIIWTILAFFIPLNIYVEISTITIGLFFFFKDRLYLEFYQFTKKDTLLIIATSLIILFSGSYYPYILDHFGYYVPSIKWLSEYGLIKGISNLDLTLGQMSVWHIFQAGFSNFSDQFLRINVIILIVYVLYIVEKKSWIQLVFVPIMLLFSQSPSPDLPVIIFSLIILNEVLTGNNKTSLLFAFSIFVFTIKPTMIWLPIFSLLYSIFIVKSNFKNLILGCLVLILFFIKNIWTFGYPVFPVPIGDLGVYWKPNPQFLKISSQFAVQKTYDMQYSFEEIQKFSALDYAKNWLFLNGIKSKINILFILSLITFILFSIRKKNTVVYLIAISLVIKTILVLLFSAQYRFFIDVFFVVFFILFSHYFSRQKSIITFYIVSISVISFLSFPLFIGIHIPSYKMAQFMGNFEKKQIYEPSRYKYTAFNSFKVGNLKFNVSKNYPYNFGTPLPAITPYQIIDNTKAHIFPQLINKDKIKQGFIWKNINTQEKKEVNHIINNTTRPN; from the coding sequence ATGATATTAACTCTGTTTTCTTCTATTATTATAATTTCGACCTTATTAGGTTTAGGAAGAATTGTGGAGTTAATTTCAGGAACATTATTTCAGGGAATATCAGGTAAAATCATATCCGGGATTTTCGCAATATCTATCATATGGACTATTCTTGCCTTTTTTATTCCGCTTAATATATATGTAGAGATATCCACCATTACAATTGGACTTTTTTTCTTTTTTAAAGACAGGCTCTACCTCGAGTTCTACCAATTCACTAAAAAAGATACACTGTTAATCATAGCCACATCGTTGATCATACTTTTTTCAGGCTCCTATTATCCTTATATATTAGATCATTTTGGATATTATGTTCCATCTATAAAATGGCTTTCTGAATATGGTCTGATTAAAGGCATATCAAATCTGGATCTGACTCTGGGACAAATGTCGGTTTGGCATATATTTCAGGCAGGATTTTCTAATTTCAGTGATCAATTTTTAAGAATTAATGTTATTATTCTAATCGTTTATGTGCTTTATATCGTTGAAAAAAAATCGTGGATCCAATTGGTATTTGTTCCCATCATGCTTTTGTTTTCCCAGTCTCCAAGTCCTGATCTTCCCGTGATCATTTTTTCATTGATTATATTAAATGAAGTACTTACAGGTAATAATAAGACTAGTCTTTTGTTTGCATTTTCTATTTTTGTTTTTACCATAAAGCCAACAATGATATGGCTTCCGATATTCAGTTTACTTTATTCGATTTTTATCGTAAAGTCAAATTTTAAAAATCTAATACTGGGATGTTTAGTTCTTATTTTATTTTTTATTAAAAACATCTGGACATTTGGTTATCCTGTTTTTCCGGTTCCTATTGGCGATCTTGGAGTATATTGGAAGCCTAATCCGCAATTTTTAAAAATATCTTCTCAATTCGCCGTTCAAAAAACGTATGATATGCAATACTCTTTTGAAGAAATTCAAAAGTTCTCAGCACTGGATTATGCTAAAAACTGGCTTTTCCTGAATGGAATTAAATCCAAGATCAATATTTTATTTATCCTAAGCCTCATTACGTTTATCTTATTTTCAATAAGAAAAAAGAATACTGTCGTTTATTTAATTGCTATTTCGCTCGTTATAAAAACTATACTTGTACTTTTATTTTCTGCTCAGTACCGATTTTTTATAGATGTATTTTTTGTTGTTTTCTTTATCCTGTTTTCACATTATTTCTCCCGACAAAAATCAATAATTACATTTTATATCGTTAGCATATCTGTTATTTCTTTTTTGTCATTCCCTTTATTTATCGGCATCCATATTCCAAGTTACAAAATGGCTCAATTCATGGGAAATTTTGAAAAGAAGCAAATTTACGAACCCTCAAGATATAAGTATACAGCTTTTAACTCTTTTAAGGTTGGAAATCTCAAATTCAATGTTTCTAAAAACTACCCTTATAATTTCGGCACTCCCCTTCCCGCTATTACTCCTTATCAAATTATTGATAATACGAAAGCTCATATCTTCCCACAGCTTATTAATAAAGACAAAATCAAGCAGGGTTTTATCTGGAAGAATATAAATACCCAGGAGAAAAAAGAAGTAAACCATATCATTAACAATACCACTCGACCTAATTAA
- a CDS encoding YMGG-like glycine zipper-containing protein has protein sequence MKNIVLTGLLSVFLMTACKKDDQVAEKSLEQQKIEFQAKQLEIEKQKLAIEKEKMAYESQKKADSIVESNKAKSAARNSEPKVITRTRTVYRDRESNSSNGSYANNESNSSQGTTQEAPKKKGMSKAAKGTIIGTVGGAAAGAIISKNNRGLGAVIGGVVGGATGYAIGRSGDRKDGRVQPRN, from the coding sequence ATGAAAAATATAGTATTAACAGGTCTCTTATCAGTATTTTTAATGACAGCCTGTAAAAAAGATGATCAGGTGGCTGAAAAGTCTCTGGAACAGCAGAAAATTGAATTTCAGGCAAAACAACTTGAAATAGAAAAACAAAAATTAGCTATCGAAAAAGAAAAGATGGCCTATGAATCTCAGAAAAAAGCGGACAGTATTGTGGAATCCAATAAAGCCAAGTCAGCTGCAAGAAATTCGGAGCCAAAAGTAATTACAAGAACCAGAACTGTATACAGAGATAGAGAATCAAATTCAAGTAATGGGTCTTATGCCAACAACGAAAGTAACTCTTCACAAGGAACCACTCAGGAAGCACCTAAGAAAAAAGGAATGAGTAAAGCTGCCAAAGGAACCATTATTGGTACAGTTGGTGGTGCAGCAGCAGGTGCTATTATTAGCAAGAACAACAGAGGATTGGGAGCTGTAATTGGAGGTGTTGTAGGTGGAGCTACTGGTTATGCGATCGGAAGATCAGGAGATAGAAAAGATGGTAGAGTACAACCACGAAATTAA